From a region of the Bradyrhizobium sp. KBS0727 genome:
- the leuS gene encoding leucine--tRNA ligase has protein sequence MTSERYNARDSEPRWQRQWDQKAIFASKNDDPRPKYYVLEMFPYPSGRIHIGHVRNYTLGDVLARFMRAKGFNVLHPMGWDAFGLPAENAAIERKVAPKAWTYDNIAAMKKQLQSIGLSLDWSREFATCDPSYYKHQQKMFLDFLRAGLAEREKRKINWDPVDMTVLANEQVIDGRGWRSGAVVEQREMNQWVFKITKYSQELLDALDGLDRWPDKVRLMQRNWIGRSEGLLVRFALDPATTPAGESELKIFTTRPDTLFGARFMAIAADHPLAQAAASKNPKLAEFIAEVKKIGTAQEIIDTAEKQGFDTGIRAVHPFDPSWKLPVYVANFVLMEYGTGAIFGCPAHDQRDLDFVNKYNLGNTPVVCPPDIDPNSFVITDTAYDGDGRMINSRFLDGMTIEQAKEEVAKRLEAEPRGNLPVGERQVNFRLRDWGISRQRYWGCPIPVIHCPKCDVVPVPDADLPVVLPEDVSFDKPGNALDHHPTWKHVACPKCGGKALRETDTMDTFVDSSWYFARFTDPWNANAPTTPDVANRMMPVDQYIGGVEHAILHLLYSRFFTRAMKATGHIGMDEPFAGMFTQGMVVHETYQKADGSYVTPAEVKIETGPNGKRATLLTSGEDIHIGAIEKMSKSKKNTVDPDDIIATYGADVARWFMLSDSPPDRDVIWSDERVQGASRFVQRLWRLVNESAELAKAAPAVGPAAFGPDALALRKAAHGALDKVSSGIERLHFNVCLAHIREFANALAEVLAREGTPSPDLAWAIREASVILVQLFAPMMPHLAEECWMVLGQSGLISEANWPQIERDLLVEDTVTLVVQVNGKKRGDVNVPRGAQNPEIEAAVLGLDAVKLALGGKPVRKVIVVPMRIVNVVG, from the coding sequence ATGACCTCCGAACGCTATAACGCCCGTGATTCCGAGCCGCGCTGGCAACGCCAGTGGGACCAGAAGGCGATCTTCGCCTCCAAAAACGACGATCCGCGGCCGAAATATTATGTGCTCGAGATGTTCCCCTACCCGTCCGGGCGCATCCATATCGGGCATGTCCGCAATTACACGCTGGGCGACGTGCTGGCGCGGTTCATGCGCGCCAAGGGTTTCAACGTGCTGCATCCGATGGGCTGGGACGCGTTCGGCCTGCCGGCGGAGAACGCCGCGATCGAGCGCAAGGTGGCGCCGAAGGCCTGGACCTACGACAACATCGCGGCGATGAAAAAGCAGCTGCAGTCGATCGGGCTGTCGCTCGACTGGTCACGCGAATTCGCGACCTGCGACCCCAGCTACTACAAGCATCAGCAGAAGATGTTCCTGGATTTTCTGCGCGCAGGGTTGGCCGAACGCGAGAAGCGCAAGATCAACTGGGATCCGGTCGACATGACCGTGCTCGCCAACGAGCAGGTGATCGACGGCCGCGGCTGGCGCTCCGGCGCCGTGGTCGAGCAGCGCGAGATGAACCAGTGGGTCTTCAAGATCACGAAGTACTCGCAGGAACTGCTGGACGCTTTGGATGGCCTCGATCGCTGGCCCGACAAGGTGCGTCTGATGCAGCGCAACTGGATCGGCCGCTCCGAAGGCCTGCTGGTGCGTTTCGCGCTCGATCCGGCCACGACGCCGGCCGGCGAGTCTGAGCTGAAGATTTTCACGACGCGGCCCGACACGCTGTTCGGCGCCAGGTTCATGGCGATCGCGGCCGATCATCCGCTGGCGCAGGCGGCGGCTTCGAAGAACCCGAAGCTCGCGGAATTCATCGCCGAGGTAAAGAAGATCGGCACCGCGCAGGAAATCATCGACACCGCGGAGAAGCAGGGTTTCGACACCGGCATCCGCGCCGTGCATCCGTTTGACCCGAGCTGGAAGCTGCCGGTCTATGTCGCCAACTTCGTGCTGATGGAATACGGCACCGGCGCGATCTTCGGCTGCCCGGCACACGACCAGCGCGACCTCGATTTCGTCAACAAATATAACCTCGGCAATACACCGGTTGTTTGCCCGCCGGATATCGATCCGAACAGCTTCGTCATCACCGACACCGCCTATGACGGCGACGGCCGGATGATCAATTCCCGCTTCCTCGACGGCATGACCATCGAGCAGGCCAAGGAAGAAGTGGCAAAGCGGCTGGAGGCGGAGCCGCGCGGCAACCTGCCGGTCGGCGAGCGGCAGGTGAATTTTCGCCTGCGCGACTGGGGCATCTCACGGCAGCGCTATTGGGGCTGTCCGATCCCTGTCATCCATTGCCCGAAATGCGATGTGGTGCCGGTGCCGGATGCGGATTTGCCGGTCGTGCTGCCCGAGGATGTCTCCTTCGACAAGCCCGGCAACGCGCTCGACCATCATCCGACCTGGAAGCACGTCGCCTGCCCGAAATGCGGCGGCAAAGCGCTGCGCGAAACCGACACCATGGACACCTTCGTGGATTCGTCCTGGTATTTCGCGCGCTTCACCGATCCATGGAACGCCAACGCGCCGACCACGCCAGATGTCGCCAACCGGATGATGCCGGTCGATCAATATATCGGCGGCGTCGAGCACGCGATCCTGCATCTGCTGTACAGCCGCTTCTTCACCCGCGCGATGAAGGCGACCGGGCATATCGGCATGGACGAGCCGTTCGCCGGCATGTTCACGCAGGGCATGGTGGTGCACGAGACCTATCAGAAGGCCGATGGCTCCTACGTAACGCCGGCGGAAGTGAAGATCGAAACCGGCCCCAACGGCAAGCGCGCGACGCTGCTCACCTCAGGCGAAGACATCCATATCGGCGCCATCGAGAAGATGTCGAAGTCGAAGAAGAACACCGTCGACCCCGACGACATCATCGCGACCTATGGCGCCGACGTCGCGCGCTGGTTCATGCTGTCGGACTCGCCGCCCGATCGCGACGTGATCTGGAGCGACGAGCGCGTGCAGGGCGCCTCGCGCTTCGTGCAGCGGCTGTGGCGGCTGGTGAACGAGTCCGCCGAACTGGCCAAGGCCGCCCCGGCGGTCGGGCCGGCGGCGTTCGGCCCGGACGCCTTGGCGCTGCGCAAGGCGGCCCATGGCGCACTCGACAAGGTCTCCTCGGGGATCGAGCGGCTGCATTTCAACGTCTGCCTTGCCCATATCCGGGAATTCGCCAACGCGCTGGCCGAGGTGCTGGCCCGGGAAGGAACCCCGTCCCCCGACCTGGCCTGGGCCATCCGCGAGGCCTCCGTCATCCTTGTTCAACTGTTTGCGCCCATGATGCCGCATCTGGCCGAGGAGTGCTGGATGGTATTGGGGCAATCCGGACTGATTTCGGAGGCCAACTGGCCCCAAATCGAACGCGATTTGCTGGTTGAAGACACGGTGACCTTGGTGGTCCAGGTCAACGGCAAGAAACGGGGTGATGTTAACGTGCCACGGGGCGCCCAAAATCCGGAAATTGAGGCTGCCGTTCTGGGCCTTGATGCGGTAAAACTGGCCCTCGGCGGCAAGCCCGTCCGCAAGGTGATTGTCGTTCCGATGA
- a CDS encoding diguanylate cyclase domain-containing protein, producing the protein MSGVSFNRNRVKLKKLLGIRARLALLAVILVAPLMLERARSLEDTRARQIAQASEDFANLARHSADAQREVISSVETILKSAAYIRASAGGIARSCDMMRASLPANLPWIRTLLIVGGNGRVQCSTTNTLVGLDLSDRAYLKKTRETRDFVLSDFLFAKPTNSPIVMAAYPVSAINDESDSVILAAVSLDWMSKILGNLGGRPGVMAALIDSTGTIMAAPADQASMIGRSLDNVPLLSAIADKALSSDATDGSMAFSATDGFKRALSFIRIAGTQSRLIVSIDEAKVTAAINREIRTAYLQLCFVCLFVLLGALIAAEKLIINPIEVMTGMARRFGEGDSSARVTRSRLPSEFMPLARAFNAMAAQLSQRERELVATNDRLTVMASIDMLSGLANRRGFQSRLDFEWMKAQQYNCELSLLMIDVDHFKLYNDTYGHPEGDACLTRLGETLAGIAADTMGFAGRYGGEEFCLLLPNTGPVKALEVGETVRAAILDMGLPHATSCHQTVTVSIGVAATLPNDSQRPGDLIEAADAALYAAKHRGRNTVVEHGFAKLVDEAGMAMAG; encoded by the coding sequence ATGTCTGGCGTCAGTTTCAACCGCAACAGGGTCAAACTCAAGAAGCTTCTGGGAATCCGCGCGCGGCTGGCGCTGCTCGCCGTGATCCTGGTGGCACCCTTGATGCTGGAACGCGCCCGTTCGCTCGAAGACACCCGCGCCCGGCAGATCGCACAGGCCTCCGAAGATTTCGCCAACCTCGCCCGGCACAGCGCCGACGCCCAGCGCGAGGTCATTTCCTCGGTCGAGACCATCCTGAAGTCCGCCGCCTATATCCGCGCCTCGGCGGGCGGCATCGCCCGCAGTTGCGACATGATGCGCGCCAGCCTCCCCGCCAACCTGCCCTGGATTCGCACGCTGTTGATCGTCGGCGGCAATGGGCGGGTGCAGTGCTCAACCACCAACACCCTTGTCGGCCTCGATCTCAGCGACCGGGCCTATCTGAAGAAGACGCGCGAAACCCGCGACTTCGTCCTCAGCGACTTCTTGTTCGCGAAGCCGACCAACTCACCCATCGTGATGGCCGCCTACCCGGTGTCGGCCATCAACGACGAGTCCGATTCCGTCATTCTCGCTGCCGTCAGCCTCGACTGGATGTCGAAGATCCTCGGCAATCTCGGCGGCCGCCCCGGTGTCATGGCAGCGCTGATCGACAGCACCGGCACCATCATGGCGGCACCGGCCGACCAGGCCAGCATGATCGGCCGGTCGCTCGACAATGTGCCGCTGCTGTCGGCGATCGCCGACAAGGCGCTGAGTTCCGACGCGACCGACGGCTCCATGGCGTTTTCGGCGACCGACGGCTTCAAGCGCGCCCTCAGCTTTATCCGTATTGCCGGTACCCAATCGCGGCTGATCGTCAGCATCGACGAAGCCAAGGTCACCGCGGCAATCAACCGCGAGATCCGCACCGCCTATCTCCAGCTTTGCTTCGTCTGCCTGTTCGTGCTGCTCGGCGCGTTGATCGCGGCGGAGAAGCTCATCATCAACCCGATCGAAGTCATGACCGGAATGGCCAGGCGCTTCGGCGAGGGCGACTCGTCGGCGCGCGTCACGCGCAGCCGCCTGCCGTCCGAGTTCATGCCGCTGGCCCGCGCCTTCAACGCGATGGCGGCCCAGCTCAGCCAGCGCGAGCGCGAACTGGTCGCCACCAATGACCGGCTCACCGTAATGGCCTCGATCGACATGCTGTCGGGTCTCGCCAACCGGCGCGGCTTCCAGAGCCGCCTCGATTTCGAATGGATGAAGGCGCAGCAATACAACTGCGAACTGTCGCTATTGATGATCGATGTCGATCACTTCAAGCTCTACAACGACACCTACGGCCATCCCGAAGGTGATGCCTGCCTGACCAGGCTCGGCGAAACGCTGGCAGGTATCGCCGCCGACACCATGGGCTTTGCCGGACGCTATGGCGGCGAGGAATTCTGCCTGCTGCTGCCGAATACCGGCCCGGTCAAGGCGCTCGAGGTCGGCGAGACGGTGCGCGCGGCGATCCTGGATATGGGCTTGCCCCATGCGACTTCCTGCCACCAGACCGTCACGGTCAGCATCGGCGTGGCCGCAACGCTGCCCAACGACAGCCAGCGCCCCGGCGACCTGATCGAGGCCGCGGATGCCGCCCTCTACGCCGCCAAACACCGCGGCCGCAACACCGTGGTCGAACACGGCTTTGCCAAGCTGGTCGACGAGGCCGGGATGGCGATGGCGGGGTAA
- a CDS encoding YggS family pyridoxal phosphate-dependent enzyme — translation MTAPLTKPLPNGLATVEQEIARACKEARRERASVTLIAVSKTFDAAAISPIIGAGQRVFGENRVQEAKSKWPALISGTSGIALHLIGPLQSNKAKEAVALFDAIHSVDRPSICEALAKEIDSQKKQPELFVQLNTGEEPQKAGVAPGEADAFIASCRDKYGLAVSGLMCIPPVNEAPAPHFALTAKIAARNGLKNLSMGMSADFAVAIQFGATHVRVGSAIFGHR, via the coding sequence ATGACAGCACCGCTAACCAAGCCTTTACCAAACGGTCTCGCCACGGTGGAGCAGGAGATCGCGCGCGCCTGCAAGGAAGCGCGCCGCGAGCGCGCGTCGGTGACGCTGATCGCCGTGTCGAAGACGTTCGATGCGGCGGCGATTTCGCCGATTATCGGCGCCGGACAACGTGTATTCGGCGAAAATCGCGTGCAGGAGGCAAAGTCGAAGTGGCCAGCGTTAATTTCCGGCACCTCCGGCATTGCCCTGCATCTGATCGGGCCGCTGCAATCCAACAAGGCCAAGGAGGCGGTTGCGCTGTTCGATGCCATCCATTCCGTCGACCGTCCCAGCATTTGCGAAGCGTTAGCCAAGGAAATCGATTCTCAGAAAAAGCAGCCGGAATTGTTCGTCCAGCTCAACACCGGCGAGGAGCCTCAGAAGGCCGGCGTCGCGCCCGGCGAGGCGGATGCGTTCATTGCGAGCTGTCGCGACAAATACGGCCTGGCCGTTTCCGGGCTGATGTGCATCCCGCCGGTCAACGAGGCGCCGGCGCCGCATTTCGCGCTGACCGCCAAGATCGCCGCGCGCAACGGGCTGAAGAACTTGTCGATGGGCATGAGCGCCGATTTCGCGGTCGCGATCCAGTTCGGCGCCACCCATGTGCGCGTAGGGTCGGCGATCTTCGGGCATCGGTAG
- a CDS encoding 2-keto-4-pentenoate hydratase has translation MLDKNQIAAASKTLHDHWRAGTKLTGIDADQRPRDRAEGYAIQAAIEKYSSEHLFGWKIAATSEAGQKHINVDGPMAGRILAETVIPDGGTASMAGNEMRVAEPEFAFRMRVDLPARSTPYTLQQVLDAVDTLHPAIEIPDSRFADFVSAGAAQIIADNACAHLFVLGPPTTTDWRALDLVEEKPVIALRGQQFTGHGKNVLGDPRVALTWLANELRQLGVTLKAGRVVTTGTCHPPLPIQSGDFCAVDFGSLGKVSAGFK, from the coding sequence ATGCTCGACAAGAACCAGATCGCCGCCGCGTCGAAGACTCTGCACGACCATTGGCGCGCCGGTACCAAGCTCACGGGCATCGACGCCGATCAGCGGCCGCGCGACCGCGCCGAAGGCTATGCCATTCAGGCGGCGATCGAAAAATATTCTTCGGAACATTTGTTCGGCTGGAAGATCGCAGCGACCAGCGAGGCCGGACAGAAGCACATCAACGTCGACGGTCCGATGGCCGGACGCATCCTGGCCGAGACGGTGATTCCCGACGGCGGCACGGCTTCCATGGCCGGCAACGAAATGCGCGTCGCTGAACCGGAATTCGCCTTTCGCATGCGCGTGGATCTGCCGGCGCGCTCGACCCCTTACACGCTGCAGCAGGTTCTCGATGCGGTCGACACGCTGCATCCCGCAATCGAGATTCCGGATTCGCGATTTGCAGACTTCGTCAGCGCCGGCGCCGCGCAGATCATCGCGGACAATGCCTGCGCGCATTTGTTCGTGCTCGGCCCGCCGACAACGACCGATTGGCGCGCGCTCGATCTCGTCGAGGAGAAACCTGTCATCGCGCTGCGCGGTCAGCAATTCACCGGACACGGCAAGAACGTGCTCGGCGATCCCCGGGTGGCGCTGACATGGCTTGCCAATGAATTGCGTCAGCTCGGCGTAACGCTGAAGGCCGGCCGCGTCGTTACGACCGGCACCTGTCACCCGCCGCTGCCGATCCAATCGGGCGATTTCTGTGCGGTTGATTTCGGTTCGCTCGGAAAGGTGTCGGCGGGATTCAAGTAG
- a CDS encoding L,D-transpeptidase, with protein MGSTTFSITYETVVRDRPVSMIRVHRAAGDPRRGWLTADGWTVPVALGRGGILANKREGDGGTPKGSFRPLQLWWRADRHPRPQTYLPARPIRPEDAWCEDPNDRHYNQPVRLFRDQAGDRLTRQDHLYDFIVEIDHNAGPRIAGRGSAVFLHLARLDFSPTAGCVSMTKSAMLRLLRRMGPQTKIIIG; from the coding sequence ATGGGAAGCACTACCTTTTCAATCACTTATGAGACAGTTGTGCGTGATCGGCCGGTCTCGATGATCCGGGTCCACCGCGCCGCCGGCGACCCCCGCCGGGGCTGGCTGACCGCGGACGGCTGGACCGTCCCGGTGGCACTTGGCCGCGGCGGCATCCTGGCCAACAAGCGCGAGGGCGATGGCGGCACCCCCAAAGGCAGCTTCCGCCCCCTGCAATTATGGTGGCGGGCCGACCGGCATCCGCGGCCGCAGACCTATCTGCCGGCGCGGCCGATCCGGCCCGAGGACGCTTGGTGCGAAGACCCGAACGACCGCCACTACAACCAGCCGGTGCGGCTGTTCCGCGACCAGGCCGGAGACCGGCTGACGCGCCAGGATCACCTCTACGACTTCATCGTCGAGATCGACCACAACGCCGGCCCGCGCATCGCCGGCCGCGGCAGCGCCGTGTTCCTGCATCTGGCGCGACTCGATTTTTCACCGACGGCGGGATGCGTTTCGATGACGAAATCCGCCATGCTGCGGCTGTTGCGACGGATGGGCCCGCAGACCAAGATCATCATCGGCTGA